The following DNA comes from Calorimonas adulescens.
TGGTGGGGAGTTTTCTTATACTAGACTTGTCATTGCCAGCGGAAGCTATAGCTTCATACCTCCGGTGGAGGGTGTGGATAAAAAGAAAGTGTTTGCCTTGAGGTCCTTTGATGACATGGTATCCATAACCGAAGCAATGAAGTCTGCAAAAAAGGCTATAGTTATAGGAGGAGGAGTTCTTGGACTTGAGGCTGCATGGGCCATAAGGCAAGCTGGATTGGATGTAAGCCTGCTTGAATTTTTCCCGAGGCTGTTACCCCGGCAGATGGATGAAGAGGGCTCCAATATACTGAAGGAGATAGTAGAAGATTTTGGAGTGACCACTTACCTTGGAGTAGAGACAAAGTCGATACTGGGTCAGGATAGGGCTGAGGGAGTACTTTTAAAGGATGGGCGTGAGATTAAGGCCGACTTTGTAGTCTTCTCATCCGGTGTAAGGCCACATATTGAATTCTTGAATGGCCAGCCAATAGAGATAAATAAGGGAATAGTGGTAGATGAATATATGAGGACCAGTTTAGATGGTGTTTATGCAGCAGGGGATGTTGCAGAGTTTAAAGGAGCCATGCCGGCCATATGGCCGGTAGCGCAGGAGCAGGGCAAGATAGCGGGTATGAATGCAGCCGGCGAGGAGGCAACCTATCATCCCATACCACCCTCCAACATGCTTAAGGTGATGAATGTGAGCTGTTTCTCTGTAGGCGAGATAAACAATGAGAAGGGTGAGCTAAAAGAGCTCAAATATACAGGGAATAAGGAATACTACAAGCTATTTTTGAGAAACAATGT
Coding sequences within:
- a CDS encoding NAD(P)/FAD-dependent oxidoreductase, whose translation is MESYFIIGNGVAGLNAAEAIRDRDKDGRITIITAEGYHTYSRLMLSHYLGKDVEPEKLYIHPVSWYEERDIKVYLNTKVQAIDTEKRVVKTDGGEFSYTRLVIASGSYSFIPPVEGVDKKKVFALRSFDDMVSITEAMKSAKKAIVIGGGVLGLEAAWAIRQAGLDVSLLEFFPRLLPRQMDEEGSNILKEIVEDFGVTTYLGVETKSILGQDRAEGVLLKDGREIKADFVVFSSGVRPHIEFLNGQPIEINKGIVVDEYMRTSLDGVYAAGDVAEFKGAMPAIWPVAQEQGKIAGMNAAGEEATYHPIPPSNMLKVMNVSCFSVGEINNEKGELKELKYTGNKEYYKLFLRNNVLVGAMMIGDVSKSTKIKSYIDQKKDISAFLISDNAKEIISSL